Proteins from one Dromiciops gliroides isolate mDroGli1 chromosome 6, mDroGli1.pri, whole genome shotgun sequence genomic window:
- the LOC122731367 gene encoding olfactory receptor 4X2-like, which yields MVQTSNVTEFIFLGLSPKQEVQRVCFVVFLLMYVAILLGNSLIVLTIKASKSLGSPMYFFLSHLSFVEICYSSTTSPKLIADLLAEKKTISLKGCITQLFFLHFFGGIEIFLLTVMAYDRCVAICKPLHYMTIMNQQMCAILLGVAWMGGFLHSIAQILLMFRLPFCGPNVIDHYFCDLLPLLELACTDTYFIGQLIVVNGGSLSLISFGVLLTSYVVILVHLRGHSKEGRQKALSTCASHITVVVLFFGPCIFIYMRPSTTFSVDKMVAVFYTVITPLLNPVIYSLRNAEVKNAMRKLWVRALKQEEK from the coding sequence ATGGTGCAGACCAGCAATGTGACAGAATTCATTTTTCTAGGACTCTCCCCCAAACAAGAAGTTCAGAGAGTTTGCTTTGTGGTGTTTCTGCTCATGTATGTGGCTATACTGCTGGGGAATTCTCTCATAGTGTTAACCATCAAGGCCAGCAAAAGCCTTGGCTCCCCTATGTATTTCTTCCTCAGTCATCTCTCCTTTGTGGAGATCTGTTATTCCTCCACCACATCCCCCAAACTCATTGCGGATTTACTTGCTGAAAAGAAAACCATCTCCCTGAAGGGCTGTATCACACAGCtattcttcctccatttctttggAGGTATTGAGATCTTCCTACTCACAGTAATGGCCTATGACAGGTGTGTAGCCATATGTAAACCTCTGCACTATATGACAATCATGAACCAGCAGATGTGCGCCATCTTGTTGGGGGTGGCCTGGATGGGTGGCTTCCTACACTCAATTGCCCAAATTCTCCTCATGTTTCGTTTGCCCTTCTGTGGTCCCAATGTGATTGATCACTATTTCTGCGACCTGCTCCCTTTGCTGGAACTTGCCTGTACTGACACTTACTTCATAGGCCAGCTCATTGTGGTTAATGGTGGAAGCCTTTCACTGATTAGTTTTGGGGTTCTCCTGACCTCTTATGTTGTCATCTTGGTACACCTGAGGGGGCACAGCAAGGAGGGACGCCAAAAGGCCCTCTCCACCTGTGCCTCACACATTACTGTGGTTGTCTTATTCTTTGGGCCCTGCATCTTCATCTACATGCGGCCCTCCACCACGTTTTCTGTGGACAAAATGGTGGCTGTGTTCTACACAGTGATCACTCCACTCCTGAACCCAGTTATCTACTCCTTGAGAAATGCTGAAGTGAAGAATGCCATGAGGAAATTGTGGGTCAGGGCATTGAAACAAGAGGAGAAATGA
- the LOC122731665 gene encoding olfactory receptor 4B1-like — MAITNNVTQLIFTGLFQDREAQRVSFVVFLPVYMATMLGNGLIILTVNTSKSLNSPMYFFLSHLSLVEICYSSTVVPKFISGLLAENKTISLDGCMTQIFFFHFFGVAEILLLTVMAYDRYVAICKPLHYMTIMSRPVCHVLVFISWLGGMFHSVVQILITVQLPFCGPHVIDHYFCDLHPLFKLACTDTFVEGIIVFANSGLFSVISFLFLISSYVVILVHLRNQSAEGRRKALSTCASHITVVVLFFGPAIFLYLRPSSTFTEDKLVAVFYTVVTPMLNPIIYTLRNAEVKNAMKKLWSKKVNLGRE, encoded by the coding sequence ATGGCTATTACAAACAATGTGACCCAGTTAATATTTACAGGACTCTTCCAGGATCGAGAAGCACAGAGAGTTTCTTTTGTGGTGTTTCTTCCTGTATACATGGCCACAATGTTGGGAAATGGCCTTATCATCTTAACTGTCAACACTAGCAAGAGCCTGAACTCTCCCATGTACTTTTTCCTTAGCCACCTGTCCTTAGTAGAAATCTGTTACTCCTCTACTGTTGTTCCTAAATTCATTTCTGGTTTATTGGCTGAGAACAAAACCATCTCTTTGGATGGCTGCATGACTCAgatctttttcttccatttctttggaGTTGCTGAGATCCTCCTGCTCACAGTAATGGCCTATGACCGGTATGTGGCCATCTGTAAACCCCTGCACTACATGACCATCATGAGTCGTCCTGTGTGTCATGTATTGGTGTTTATCTCCTGGCTAGGGGGCATGTTCCACTCTGTGGTCCAGATTCTCATCACTGTCCAATTGCCCTTCTGTGGTCCCCATGTGATTGACCATTATTTCTGTGACCTCCATCCCTTGTTCAAACTTGCCTGTACTGATACTTTTGTGGAGGGGATTATTGTGTTTGCCAATAGTGGTTTATTCTctgttatttcctttctcttcttgatTTCTTCTTATGTTGTCATCCTGGTTCACCTGAGAAACCAGTCAGCAGAGGGAAGACGCAAAGCCCTCTCCACTTGTGCCTCCCACATCACTGTTGTTGTCTTATTCTTTGGTCCTGCCATCTTTCTCTACCTGAGGCCCTCTTCCACCTTCACTGAAGACAAACTCGTGGCTGTGTTCTATACAGTGGTTACTCCAATGTTGAACCCCATTATTTATACCCTGAGAAATGCAGAAGTGAAGAATGCCATGAAGAAGTTGTGGAGCAAGAAAGTGAACTTGGGAAGGGAATGA